The Vicia villosa cultivar HV-30 ecotype Madison, WI linkage group LG1, Vvil1.0, whole genome shotgun sequence genome includes a region encoding these proteins:
- the LOC131636471 gene encoding L-type lectin-domain containing receptor kinase S.1-like, which yields MDTDTPPFHFLYFLLLLLHLLIPSTLALDFVFNSFNTTANLTFINDARVDSPVIRITNDTSKFSFGRVFYPTKLPMKPSSNSSSITSFSTSFIFSILPDIPDNPGFGLAFVLCNTTSPSEALSSQYFGLFSGAKTATVFPLLVVEFDTGQNPEFNDADNNHIGIDLNSLISKDQTPAGYYNSTGSFVPVQMNSGEDIRAWIDFDGMNLEINVTVAPVGVSRPSKPTLSYKDPEIANYISPEMFVGFSASETSWIEARRVLAWSFSDSGTARELNTANLPVFKRNSSGSLSGKAIAGVVVGCFVFVLSCVSVFILYYRRRKNKIKENEDDVEDWEMEYWPHRFSYEELSIATKGFQEVIGYGGFGNVYKGTLMNKTLVAVKRVKHDSKQGLKEFMAEISSMGRLQHKNLVQMRGWCRMGNELMLVYDYMPNGSLNKWIFNKPVQILGWDQRRRILVDVAEGINYLHHGWDQVVIHRDVKSGNILLDADMRGRLGDFGLARLYQHGQVPNRTTVVGTLGYFAPEVARAAAPASASDVYSFGVVLLEVTCGRRPLLKTDVEVEEIVLVDWVRELYAEGCVFEAVDSRINGEYDVDDMEMVLKLGLACCHPDPSRRPTMKEVVAFLLVEDVAEAPGKVLSDLANGDDNGGGGSRESNKEAPLHSSSPI from the coding sequence ATGGATACGGATACCCCACCGTTCCACTTTCTCTActttctcctcctcctcctccacctCCTTATCCCCTCCACTCTCGCCCTCGATTTCGTCTTCAACTCCTTCAACACCACCGCCAACCTCACTTTCATAAACGACGCCCGCGTCGATTCCCCCGTCATCCGCATAACCAACGACACCAGCAAATTCTCTTTCGGAAGAGTTTTCTACCCCACCAAACTCCCCATGAAACCATCTTCCAATTCCTCAAGCATCACTTccttctccacttcattcatttTCTCCATCTTACCAGATATCCCCGATAACCCCGGCTTCGGTCTCGCTTTCGTCCTCTGCAACACAACCTCCCCTTCCGAAGCATTATCTAGCCAGTACTTCGGTTTATTCTCAGGCGCTAAAACCGCTACCGTTTTTCCTCTTCTCGTCGTCGAATTTGATACAGGACAAAACCCTGAGTTCAACGACGCGGACAACAACCACATCGGAATTGATCTCAATAGCCTCATATCCAAAGACCAAACACCTGCAGGATACTACAACTCCACCGGAAGCTTCGTACCTGTCCAAATGAACAGCGGCGAAGACATCCGAGCTTGGATCGATTTTGACGGCATGAATTTGGAGATAAACGTTACTGTTGCTCCGGTTGGTGTTTCACGACCTTCAAAACCAACGCTTTCGTATAAAGATCCTGAAATAGCTAATTATATTTCTCCTGAAATGTTTGTTGGATTTTCAGCTTCGGAAACGAGTTGGATCGAAGCACGGAGAGTTCTCGCGTGGAGCTTCAGCGATTCAGGGACTGCGAGGGAGTTAAACACAGCTAATTTACCAGTGTTTAAGCGAAATTCATCGGGTTCACTTTCGGGCAAAGCGATTGCAGGGGTTGTAgttggttgttttgtttttgttttgagttgtgtgagtgtatttatattatattatcggcggcggaaaaacaaaataaaagaaaatgaagaTGATGTTGAAGATTGGGAAATGGAGTATTGGCCTCATAGATTCTCTTACGAGGAACTAAGCATAGCAACAAAGGGTTTTCAAGAGGTTATAGGTTATGGAGGGTTTGGAAATGTTTACAAAGGGACTCTAATGAACAAAACATTGGTTGCGGTTAAACGAGTTAAACATGATTCTAAACAAGGGTTAAAAGAATTCATGGCAGAAATTTCAAGTATGGGAAGACTTCAGCATAAGAATTTAGTACAGATGCGTGGATGGTGTAGAATGGGTAATGAACTTATGTTGGTGTATGATTACATGCCGAATGGAAGCTTAAACAAATGGATTTTTAATAAACCCGTGCAAATTCTGGGATGGGATCAGCGCCGTAGGATTCTTGTTGATGTTGCAGAGGGGATTAACTATCTTCATCATGGTTGGGACCAAGTTGTTATTCATAGGGATGTTAAATCTGGTAACATTTTGTTGGATGCTGATATGAGAGGAAGATTGGGAGATTTTGGTTTGGCTAGGCTTTACCAACACGGGCAAGTTCCGAATAGGACAACTGTGGTGGGAACGTTGGGGTATTTCGCGCCAGAAGTTGCGAGGGCTGCAGCGCCAGCTTCGGCTAGTGATGTGTATAGTTTTGGGGTGGTGCTGTTGGAGGTGACTTGTGGGAGAAGGCCGTTGTTGAAGACGGATGTAGAGGTGGAGGAAATTGTGCTTGTTGATTGGGTGAGGGAATTGTATGCAGAAGGGTGTGTTTTTGAAGCTGTGGATTCTAGGATTAATGGTGAGTATGATGTGGATGATATGGAGATGGTGTTGAAGCTTGGGTTGGCCTGTTGTCATCCTGACCCGAGTAGGAGACCTACCATGAAGGAAGTTGTTGCGTTTCTTCTTGTGGAGGATGTGGCAGAGGCGCCGGGGAAAGTTTTGTCAGATTTGGCTAATGgtgatgacaatggtggtggtgGCAGCAGGGAATCGAATAAAGAGGCCCCTTTGCATTCCTCTTCTCCTATTTGA
- the LOC131636464 gene encoding L-type lectin-domain containing receptor kinase S.1-like, which yields MDTDTPPFHFLFFLILIHLLIPSTLALDFLFNSFNTTANLTFINDARVESPVIRITNDTSKFSFGRVFYPTKLPMKPSSNSSNITSFSTSFIFSILPDIPDNPGFGLAFVLCNTTSPSEALSSQYFGLFSGAKTATVFPLLVVEFDTGQNPEFNDADNNHIGIDLNSLISKDQTPAGYYNSTGSFVPVQMNSGENIRAWIDFDGMNLEINVTVAPAGVSRPSKPTLSYKDPEIANYISPEMFVGFSASETSWIEARRVLAWSFSDTGTARELNTANLPVFKRNSSGSLSGKAIAGIVVGCFVFVLSCTSVFILYYRRRKNKIKENEDDVEDWEMEYWPHRFSYEELSIATEGFQEVIGYGGFGNVYKGTLMNKTLVAVKRVKHDSKQGLKEFMAEISSMGRLQHKNLVQMRGWCRMGNELMLVYDYMPNGSLNKWIFNKPVQILGWDQRRRILVDVAEGINYLHHGWDQVVIHRDVKSGNILLDADMRGRLGDFGLAKLYQHGQVPNTTRVVGTLGYLAPEVATDATPTSASDVYSFGVVLLEVACGKRPLLESDVEMEEIVLVDWVRELYAEGCVVEAADSRIKGEYDVDDMEMVLKLGLACCHPDPSRRPTMKEVVAFLLGEDVAEARRKALSDLAQGDDKYGWGGGELIEEAPSHSSSPF from the coding sequence ATGGATACGGATACCCCACCGTTCCacttcctcttctttctcatcCTCATCCACCTCCTTATCCCCTCCACTCTCGCCCTCGATTTCCTCTTCAACTCCTTCAACACCACCGCCAACCTCACTTTCATCAACGACGCCCGGGTCGAATCCCCCGTCATCCGCATAACCAACGACACCAGCAAATTCTCTTTCGGAAGAGTTTTCTACCCCACCAAACTCCCCATGAAACCATCTTCCAATTCCTCAAACATCACTTccttctccacttcattcatcttctCCATCTTACCAGATATCCCCGATAACCCCGGCTTCGGTCTCGCTTTCGTCCTCTGCAACACAACCTCCCCTTCCGAAGCATTATCTAGCCAGTACTTCGGTTTATTCTCAGGCGCTAAAACCGCTACCGTTTTTCCTCTTCTCGTCGTCGAATTTGATACAGGACAAAACCCTGAGTTCAACGACGCGGACAACAACCACATCGGAATTGATCTCAATAGCCTCATATCCAAAGACCAAACACCTGCAGGATACTACAACTCCACCGGAAGCTTCGTACCTGTCCAAATGAACAGCGGCGAAAACATCCGAGCTTGGATCGATTTTGACGGCATGAATTTGGAGATAAACGTTACTGTTGCTCCGGCTGGTGTTTCACGACCTTCAAAGCCAACGCTTTCGTATAAAGATCCTGAAATAGCTAATTATATTTCTCCTGAAATGTTTGTTGGATTTTCAGCTTCGGAAACGAGTTGGATCGAAGCACGGAGAGTTCTCGCGTGGAGCTTCAGTGATACAGGGACTGCGAGGGAGTTAAACACAGCTAATTTACCAGTGTTTAAGCGAAATTCATCGGGTTCACTTTCGGGCAAAGCGATTGCAGGGATTGTAgttggttgttttgtttttgttttgagttgtacgagtgtatttatattatattatcggcggcggaaaaacaaaataaaagaaaatgaagaTGATGTTGAAGATTGGGAAATGGAGTACTGGCCTCATAGATTCTCTTACGAGGAACTAAGCATAGCAACAGAGGGTTTTCAAGAGGTTATAGGTTATGGAGGGTTTGGAAATGTTTACAAAGGGACTCTAATGAACAAAACATTGGTTGCGGTTAAACGAGTTAAACATGATTCTAAACAAGGGTTAAAAGAATTCATGGCAGAAATTTCAAGTATGGGAAGACTTCAGCATAAGAATTTAGTACAGATGCGTGGATGGTGTAGAATGGGTAATGAACTTATGTTGGTGTATGATTACATGCCGAATGGAAGCTTAAACAAATGGATTTTTAATAAACCCGTGCAAATTCTGGGATGGGATCAGCGGCGCAGGATTCTTGTTGATGTTGCAGAGGGGATTAACTATCTTCATCATGGTTGGGACCAAGTTGTTATTCATAGGGATGTTAAATCTGGTAACATTTTGTTGGATGCTGATATGAGAGGAAGATTGGGAGATTTTGGTTTGGCTAAGCTTTACCAACACGGACAAGTTCCGAATACGACACGTGTGGTGGGAACGTTGGGGTATTTGGCGCCAGAAGTTGCGACGGATGCAACGCCAACTTCGGCTAGTGATGTGTACAGTTTTGGGGTGGTGCTGTTGGAGGTGGCTTGTGGGAAAAGGCCGTTGTTGGAGTCGGATGTAGAGATGGAGGAAATTGTGCTTGTTGATTGGGTGAGGGAATTGTATGCAGAAGGGTGTGTGGTTGAAGCTGCAGATTCTAGGATTAAGGGGGAGTATGATGTGGATGATATGGAGATGGTGCTGAAGCTTGGGTTGGCCTGTTGTCATCCTGACCCGAGTAGGAGACCAACCATGAAGGAAGTTGTTGCGTTTCTTCTTGGGGAGGATGTGGCAGAGGCGCGGAGGAAAGCTTTGTCCGATTTGGCTCAAGGTGATGACAAATATGGTTGGGGCGGCGGGGAATTGATTGAAGAGGCTCCTTCGCATTCCTCTTCTCCATTTTGA
- the LOC131636457 gene encoding ferric reduction oxidase 8, mitochondrial: MTSSTLLAILKLLIIFICAVWISLWILKPTQAWTRIWKHAEQSANNTIFGYYGLNFAVYTFPIIAIAIIGLLFLDLKAGYQRTRSARSPSTVFSNPLVVNSLFGILTSIEILVVILVIVFLGWTYYARISKDFKKLMQDKSLKLNLWQLKYLRIATRFGLLAEACLALLLLPILRGLSLFRIFGIQFEASVKYHTWIGTAMILFATIHGASTLFVWGVSHHIQDEIWKWQKTGRIYLAGEIALVIGLVIFVTSLPQIRRRKFEIFYYTHHLYILFLVFFLFHAGDKHFYMVFPGVFLFSLDKLLRIIQSSPKTFIVSARIFPCEALELILPKDPRLKYNPTSVVYMKIPTISRLQWHSFSIISSSKADENTMSVVIKCQGWWTNTLYDLIQTELNKGEDKRNGIPVAIEGPYGPASLEFLKHDSVLMVAGGSGITPFLSVLAEIASTTNKNKFPSKIQLVHVIKRAQDVCLLHSIMHLLLNQASRKFHLKLKLFVTQETQLDMGITELLNDFVKVKTMKLDSVNSKYYAAYGLESPVWMAAITGFCSITFLIFLICFNHTIIPHRKKSKEKTSSWIVDLLLIAAFVVALSCSALIAIVLRWRRLKKGIPPTSRKEIKPFDLSSAESKNDLEEHEVHFGGRPNFKDILGKFKNETCGSNVGVLVCGPESMKESVAAACQQEFECLKLGVKKAEPCFTLHSLNFTL; this comes from the exons ATGACAAGCTCTACTTTACTTGCAATTCTCAAACTCTTGATTATTTTCATATGTGCAGTTTGGATTTCTCTCTGGATTCTGAAGCCAACTCAAGCATGGACAAGAATATGGAAACATGCAGAACAAAGTGCCAATAATACAATTTTTGGATACTATG GTCTAAACTTTGCTGTGTATACATTTCCTATAATTGCTATTGCAATAATTGGACTTCTTTTCTTGGATTTGAAAGCTGGATATCAAAGAACCAG AAGTGCAAGGAGTCCATCAACTGTGTTCTCGAATCCACTTGTGGTGAATAGTCTATTCGGAATCTTAACCAGTATTGAAATACTGGTAGTTATCCTTGTTATAGTCTTCTTGGGATGGACTTATTACGCTCGAATTTCTAAGGATTTCAAAAAGTTGATGCAAGACAAATCACTGAAATTGAACCT ATGGCAACTCAAGTATCTCAGAATAGCGACAAGGTTTGGATTGTTAGCAGAAGCTTGTttagctttgcttcttcttccgaTTTTAAGAGGCTTGTCTCTATTTCGCATATTTGGTATTCAATTCGAAGCATCGGTTAAGTATCATACATGGATTGGAACAGCAATGATACTTTTTGCTACAATACATGGTGCCAGCACTTTGTTTGTTTGGGGTGTAAGCCACCATATCCAAGATGAG ATTTGGAAGTGGCAAAAGACCGGACGTATATACCTAGCCGGGGAGATCGCACTTGTTATCGGGCTAGTTATCTTCGTTACTTCACTTCCTCAAATTAGAAGAAGAAAGTTTGAGATTTTCTATTACACACATCACTTGTATATACTCTTTCTAGTATTTTTCTTGTTTCATGCCGGAGATAAGCACTTTTACATGGTCTTTCCAGGAGTATTTCTTTTTAGCCTTGATAAACTGCTCCGTATAATTCAATCAAGCCCGAAAACTTTCATAGTTTCGGCTAGAATTTTTCCCTGTGAAGCTCTGGAGTTAATTCTTCCCAAAGATCCGA GGCTAAAGTATAACCCTACAAGTGTTGTATATATGAAGATACCAACTATATCGCGTCTTCAATGGCACTCATTCAGTATAATATCGAGTTCCAAAGCCGACGAAAACACTATGTCTGTGGTGATTAAATGTCAAGGGTGGTGGACTAATACTCTTTATGATTTGATACAAACTGAACTAAACAAAGGTGAAGATAAAAGAAATGGTATACCTGTTGCAATTGAAGGACCCTATGGACCTGCTTCATTAGAATTTTTAAA ACATGACAGTGTACTTATGGTTGCCGGAGGAAGTGGAATAACACCATTTCTGAGTGTTTTGGCCGAGATTGCTTCTACCaccaacaaaaataaatttcCTTCAAAGATCCAACTTGTACATGTCATAAAGAGGGCACAAGATGTTTGTTTGTTACATTCGATCATGCATTTGCTACTCAACCAAGCAAGCAGAAAGTTTCATTTGAAACTGAAATTGTTTGTTACACAAGAAACGCAGCTAGACATGGGAATTACGGAGCTGCTAAATGACTTCGTGAAAGTGAAAACCATGAAATTGGACAGTGTGAACTCAAAATATTATGCAGCATATGGACTTGAGAGTCCAGTTTGGATGGCTGCTATCACTGGATTTTGTTCCATCACTTTCCTTATTTTTCTAATTTGTTTCAACCATACTATAATTCCACACAGGAAAAAGTCCAAGGAAAAAACTTCGTCTTGGATTGTGGATTTACTTCTGATAGCTGCTTTTGTCGTAGCTTTATCTTGCAGCGCATTGATAGCAATTGTGTTGAGATGGAGAAGGTTGAAGAAAGGGATTCCGCCAACGTCGCGGAAGGAAATCAAACCCTTTGATCTAAGTTCAGCTGAAAGTAAAAATGATCTTGAAGAACATGAAGTTCATTTCGGAGGAAGGCCTAACTTTAAAG ATATATTAGGCAAGTTCAAGAATGAAACGTGTGGATCTAATGTTGGAGTTTTGGTTTGTGGACCTGAAAGCATGAAGGAATCAGTGGCGGCTGCGTGTCAGCAGGAATTTGAGTGCTTGAAGTTAGGTGTAAAGAAAGCAGAACCATGCTTCACTTTACACTCTCTCAACTTCACTCTTTAG